The proteins below are encoded in one region of Apium graveolens cultivar Ventura chromosome 4, ASM990537v1, whole genome shotgun sequence:
- the LOC141718722 gene encoding uncharacterized protein LOC141718722: MEANTLATMKSTGEGNTLAAMKPNSDGNTILVRVTRVWKAINMRNGTTLHTNVVLLDQQDKHMMAVVRNNQKQIYIPILKEDEVFVISNFKLVPRPNQYKAVDVEHSINFYYKTKIEKSPDTNVIPHYKFELSPFSDIKKLVGNVNMVIDVIGLVKTYGQMERRNNGAQKMDVLLTDSRFITNQTHVCVYLYIDLQATYCYIDPCKF, translated from the exons ATGGAAGCTAACACTCTTGCTACTATGAAATCCACCGGTGAAGGAAATACCCTTGCTGCTATGAAACCAAATTCAGACGGAAATACCATTCTGGTGAGGGTGACTAGAGTATGGAAAGCTATTAACATGCGGAATGGAACTACACTACATACCAATGTTGTGCTCCTTGATCAACAG GACAAACATATGATGGCAGTTGTGCGCAACAACCAAAAACAAATATATATCCCCATCCTCAAGGAGGACGAGGTTTTTGTTATCTCAAACTTCAAGCTTGTGCCTAGACCAAATCAATACAAAGCGGTTGATGTAGAACACTCAATCAACTTTTACTATAAAACTAAGATTGAAAAGTCTCCTGACACTAATGTCATACCGCACTACAAATTCGAGTTGAGCCCTTTCAGTGATATCAAGAAGTTGGTTGGAAACGTCAATATGGTGATAG ATGTGATCGGACTGGTTAAGACCTATGGACAGATGGAGCGAAGAAATAATGGGGCTCAGAAGATGGACGTCCTCCTGACTGATTCAAGGTTTATTACTAATCAAACTCATGTTTGTGTTTACCTATATATTGATCTACAGGCCACATATTGTTATATTGACCCATGTAAGTTTTAG